Proteins encoded within one genomic window of Amycolatopsis sp. 2-15:
- a CDS encoding CGNR zinc finger domain-containing protein has protein sequence MPVDTTRSHTRRWHSYELCGNRANVASHRARKSEH, from the coding sequence ATGCCTGTAGACACCACGCGCAGCCACACGCGCCGCTGGCACTCCTACGAACTCTGCGGCAACCGCGCCAACGTCGCGAGCCACCGCGCCCGCAAGTCCGAGCACTGA
- a CDS encoding MBL fold metallo-hydrolase → MPAASYDVFLAEQLPTTVADLPPDLDRRMWSPISATLVQGERDAVLVDPLMTVDQADALVEWVAAKGKRLTAVYVTHGHGDHWFGLAAVLRRFPLARALALPAAVEHMREQAAVASSFWEPRFPGQIPADLVLASPLAGDTFELAGHVLRAVPLGHTDTTCLHVPDLDLVIAGDAAYEAMGALHSGRINRGALWGSARSAKG, encoded by the coding sequence TTGCCGGCCGCGAGCTACGACGTTTTCCTCGCCGAGCAGCTGCCCACCACCGTCGCGGACCTGCCGCCCGACCTCGACCGGCGGATGTGGTCGCCCATCTCGGCGACGCTGGTGCAGGGCGAGCGCGACGCCGTGCTCGTCGACCCGCTGATGACCGTCGACCAAGCCGACGCCCTGGTCGAGTGGGTAGCCGCCAAGGGCAAGCGGCTCACGGCCGTCTACGTGACGCACGGCCACGGCGACCACTGGTTCGGGCTCGCCGCGGTACTGCGGCGGTTCCCCTTGGCGCGGGCGCTGGCGTTGCCCGCCGCGGTGGAGCACATGCGTGAGCAGGCCGCGGTCGCGAGCTCATTCTGGGAACCCCGGTTCCCCGGGCAGATCCCGGCCGACCTGGTGCTCGCGTCGCCGCTGGCCGGCGACACCTTCGAGCTCGCGGGCCACGTGCTGCGCGCCGTGCCGCTGGGTCACACCGACACCACGTGCCTGCACGTGCCCGACCTGGACCTCGTGATCGCCGGCGACGCTGCGTACGAGGCGATGGGTGCCCTCCACTCCGGACGCATCAACCGTGGCGCGCTCTGGGGTTCCGCCCGGTCGGCGAAGGGCTGA